The Populus alba chromosome 6, ASM523922v2, whole genome shotgun sequence genome contains a region encoding:
- the LOC118050231 gene encoding uncharacterized protein, which yields MASQILLLSIPLLFISLLAYASFFTSFAYSATGTEAENGRKQAEALQKWKGSLDNQSQSLLSSWDGDRPCNWVGIRCDTSGIVTNISLSHYRLRGTLNSLRFSSFPNLIKLILRNNSLYGSVPSHIGNLSNLIILDLSLNSISGNIPPEVGKLVSLYLLDFSKNNLSGVLPTSIGNLSNLSFLYLYENKLSGFIPREVGMLEHLSTLHLSDNNFEGPIPASIGNMKSLTSLDLTSNYLTGAIPASLGNLRSLSALSLRKNNLSGPIPPEMNNLTHLSFLQICSNRLSGNLPQDVCLGGLLSYFSAMDNYFTGPIPKSLKNCSRLVRLRLERNQLNGNISEAFGAHPHLYYMDLSDNELHGELSWKWEQFNNLTTLRISRNKITGEIPAALGKATRLQALDLSSNQLVGRIPKELGNLKLIKLELNDNKLSGDIPFDVASLSDLERLGLAGNNFSATILKQLGKCSRLIFLNISKNRFTGIIPAETGSLQSLQSLDLSWNSLMGDIAPELGQLQRLEVLNLSHNMLSGLIPTSFSKLQSLTKVDVSYNKLEGPIPDIKAFREAPFEAIRNNTNLCGNATGLEACAALMKNKTAHKKGPKVVFLTVFSLLGGLLGLMVGFLIFFQRRRKKRLMETPQRDVPARWCPGGELRYEDIIEATEELNSKYCIGTGGYGVVYKAVLPSEQVLAVKKFHQTAEVEMTTLKAFRSEIDVLMCIRHRNIVKLYGFCSHAKHSFLVYEFVERGSLRKVLNDEEQAAKMDWDKRINLIKGVANALSYMHHDCSPPIIHRDISSNNVLLDSEYEARVSDFGTARLLMPDSSNWTSFAGTFGYTAPELAYTMKVDEKCDVYSFGVVTLEVMMGKHPGDFISSLMLSASTSSPSPIGHNTLLKDVLDQRLPPPEIKPAKGMAHVAKLAFACLQTDPHHRPTMRQVSTELTTRWPPLPKLFSTMELEDILVHGNVIG from the exons ATGGCTTCCCAAATCTTGCTTTTATCCATACCTTTGCTGTTTATTTCCTTGCTTGCTTATGCTTCCTTCTTTACTTCTTTTGCTTACTCTGCTACTGGAACTGAAGCAGAAAATGGAAGGAAACAAGCAGAAGCTCTTCAAAAATGGAAAGGCAGTCTTGACAACCAAAGCCAGTCTCTCCTGTCTTCATGGGACGGAGACAGGCCTTGCAACTGGGTAGGAATCCGTTGCGACACGTCTGGTATTGTCACCAACATAAGTCTGTCTCATTATAGGTTGAGAGGTACGCTTAATAGTCTCAGATTCTCTTCCTTTCCTAACTTGATTAAGCTTATCCTTCGCAACAACTCGCTCTACGGGTCAGTTCCTTCCCACATAGGTAACCTTTCTAACCTCATCATCCTTGACTTGTCTTTAAATAGCATTTCTGGCAACATACCACCAGAAGTTGGAAAGTTGGTATCTCtttatttgcttgatttttcaaaaaacaacctTAGTGGTGTTCTTCCTACGTCCATAGGAAACTTAAGCAACTTGTCTTTTCTTTACCTTTACGAAAACAAACTCTCTGGTTTCATACCTAGGGAAGTAGGAATGCTTGAACATCTATCCACCCTTCATTTGTCTGATAATAATTTTGAAGGTCCAATCCCTGCTTCCATAGGAAATATGAAATCTCTCACCAGTTTAGATTTGACATCTAATTATCTAACTGGTGCAATACCAGCATCTCTAGGCAATTTAAGAAGCTTATCTGCTCTTTCCCTTAGGAAGAACAATCTTTCTGGTCCCATTCCTCCAGAAATGAACAATCTTACACATTTGTCTTTTTTACAAATATGTTCTAATAGATTGTCTGGAAATCTACCACAAGATGTGTGCCTTGGTGGATTGCTTTCATATTTTAGTGCGATGGACAATTATTTCACGGGACCTATCCCGAAAAGCTTGAAAAATTGCAGCCGTTTGGTGAGACTCAGACTTGAGAGAAACCAGCTTAATGGAAACATATCTGAAGCTTTTGGCGCACATCCCCATTTGTACTACATGGATTTGAGTGATAATGAATTGCATGGTGAACTTTCATGGAAATGGGAGCAGTTTAACAATCTGACAACTTTGAGAATTTCTAGAAACAAGATAACTGGAGAAATACCAGCTGCTCTTGGAAAGGCAACTCGTCTACAAGCTCTTGACCTCTCATCAAATCAACTAGTTGGGAGAATTCCAAAAGAATTGGGAAATTTAAAGTTGATTAAACTTGAACTCAACGATAACAAACTTTCAGGTGATATTCCATTCGATGTCGCATCGCTATCTGATCTCGAAAGGCTTGGCCTGGCTGGGAACAATTTTAGTGCAACGATTCTTAAACAGCTTGGCAAGTGCTCAAGACTGATATTCTTGAATATAAGCAAGAATAGATTCACAGGGATAATTCCTGCTGAGACGGGGTCTTTGCAGTCTCTTCAAAGTCTTGATCTCAGTTGGAATTCCCTGATGGGAGATATAGCGCCAGAGCTTGGACAGCTGCAGCGGCTAGAGGTTTTAAACCTCTCCCATAATATGCTGTCTGGTCTCATTCCAACCAGTTTTAGTAAACTGCAAAGCCTCACTAAAGTGGATGTATCCTATAACAAGTTAGAGGGTCCCATTCCTGACATCAAAGCCTTTCGTGAGGCACCATTTGAAGCAATTCGTAACAACACCAATCTGTGTGGCAATGCTACTGGTTTGGAGGCTTGTGCAGCtctcatgaaaaacaaaactgcGCACAAGAAGGGCCCCAAAGTTGTCTTTCTTACTGTATTTTCTCTGCTGGGTGGTTTGTTGGGCCTGATGGTaggttttcttatctttttccaaagaagaagaaagaaaaggttaaTGGAAACACCACAAAGAGATGTTCCCGCGAGATGGTGCCCTGGTGGGGAACTGCGCTACGAGGACATCATTGAGGCTACTGAGGAACTCAACTCCAAATATTGCATTGGTACAGGAGGGTATGGAGTAGTTTACAAAGCTGTACTTCCATCAGAACAGGTCCTTGCCGTGAAGAAGTTTCACCAAACAGCAGAAGTTGAGATGACCACCTTGAAAGCTTTTAGAAGCGAGATTGATGTCTTAATGTGTATACGACATCGAAATATTGTGAAGCTGTATGGTTTCTGCTCGCATGCCAAACACTCATTTTTGGTATATGAATTTGTGGAAAGGGGAAGTTTAAGAAAGGTATTGAACGACGAGGAACAAGCAGCAAAGATGGATTGGGATAAAAGGATAAACCTTATCAAAGGCGTTGCCAATGCTTTATCCTACATGCACCATGACTGCTCTCCTCCGATTATTCATAGAGACATTTCCAGCAACAATGTTCTTTTGGATTCAGAATATGAGGCTCGTGTCTCTGACTTCGGAACAGCTAGGCTCTTAATGCCTGACTCAtccaattggacatcatttgcTGGCACCTTCGGGTACACAGCTCCAG AGCTGGCATACACAATGAAAGTGGATGAAAAATGTGATGTGTATAGCTTTGGAGTTGTAACATTGGAAGTGATGATGGGAAAGCATCCTGGCGATTTCATCTCATCTCTGATGTTATCTGCTTCCACCTCATCACCATCACCAATCGGTCACAATACACTCTTGAAGGATGTCTTAGACCAGCGCCTCCCGCCTCCAGAAATCAAACCTGCGAAAGGTATGGCACACGTTGCAAAACTAGCATTTGCTTGCTTGCAGACCGATCCCCATCATCGGCCAACAATGCGACAAGTTTCTACAGAGCTTACAACTCGTTGGCCTCCATTGCCGAAGCTATTCAGCACGATGGAATTGGAAGATATACTGGTTCACGGAAATGTTATTGGCTGA
- the LOC118050229 gene encoding two-component response regulator ARR12 isoform X2 yields MTVEQGIGDSNIDQFPIGMRVLAVDDDPTCLLLLETLLRRCQYNVTTTSQAITALSMLRENKNKFDLVISDVHMPDMDGFKLLELVGLEMDLPVIMLSANGDPKLVMKGITHGACDYLLKPVRIEELKNIWQHVIRRRKCDNKDRNSSDNRDKLNQGSSEAIPDQKLNKKRKDQNEDEDEDRDENEHENEDPAAQKKPRVVWSVELHRKFVAAVNQLGIDKAVPKKILDLMNVEKLTRENVASHLQKYRLYLKRISTVANQQANMVAALGSSDASYLQMNSMNGLGLHNLAGSGQFHNTPFRSLPSSGMLSRLNSPAVLGIRGLPSPGVIRLGHVQSAPHSANGLSHFQPVGHPGNNGNILQGMPMSLELDQIQSNKGVNYVRELPTHLDDTASFPVSSGSTDMKIIAGSSNSPFVGVSGKPLMLEGHGQGLQDGQKFGNQSSLPAGSLDPGFSSHFPDHGRCNDNWSNAVQSNGVQSSSFTLNDCFKQSTLHPSSIRDSMSTMALQSRNNHCDVSSISTLPIHLQDSKADLQCQVATMSSDAGQIINNGQLGWDDHRQDDPYHANGISNSINSAIPINGNGSLVGRSLDPNNMIFQRTRSFSSAGQSNFVDTSLMKHNEVEGSAMETLVRSKDGYLLGQQKQQDSYVSNNFGSLEDLEQDKVKLPEGDFGCGGYSLRTCI; encoded by the exons atgactgTAGAGCAGGGAATTGGAGATAGCAATATAGACCAGTTTCCTATTGGTATGAGAGTTTTGGCTGTTGATGATGACCCAACTTGTCTTTTACTGCTGGAAACTCTGCTTCGTAGATGCCAGTATAATG TTACTACGACGAGTCAAGCAATCACGGCATTGAGTATGTTGAGAGAAAACAAGAACAAGTTTGACCTGGTTATCAGCGATGTCCATATGCCAGACATGGACGGTTTTAAATTGCTAGAGCTCGTGGGGCTTGAGATGGACCTACCTGTCATCA TGTTGTCAGCGAACGGTGATCCAAAGCTCGTGATGAAGGGGATCACTCATGGAGCTTGTGATTATTTGCTCAAGCCTGTTCGAATTGAGGAGCTAAAGAACATCTGGCAACATGTAATTAGGAGAAGGAAATGTGATAACAAAGACAGAAACAGCTCGGATAACCGAGACAAGCTTAATCAAGGAAGTAGTGAAGCAATACCTGACCAGAagcttaataaaaaaaggaaagaccagaatgaggatgaggatgaggaTCGTGATGAGAATGAACATGAAAATGAGGATCCAGCGGCCCAAAAGAAGCCCCGGGTTGTGTGGTCAGTGGAGCTGCATCGCAAGTTTGTGGCAGCTGTTAATCAATTGGGCATTGACA AGGCTGTTCCAAAGAAGATTCTCGATTTGATGAATGTTGAAAAGCTTACAAGAGAAAATGTGGCAAGCCATCTCCAG AAATATAGGCTTTACCTTAAAAGGATCAGCACTGTGGCAAACCAGCAAGCCAATATGGTGGCAGCTTTAGGTAGTTCAGATGCATCATATCTGCAAATGAATTCTATGAATGGACTGGGATTGCACAACTTGGCTGGATCTGGGCAGTTTCACAACACCCCTTTCAGATCTCTGCCTTCTAGTGGAATGCTTAGTAGGTTGAATTCTCCTGCTGTTCTGGGCATACGTGGTCTTCCTTCTCCTGGAGTGATTCGATTAGGTCATGTACAGAGTGCACCGCACTCAGCTAATGGTTTAAGTCACTTCCAACCAGTTGGACACCCTGGAAATAATGGGAACATACTTCAGGGGATGCCAATGTCATTAGAACTTGATCAAATACAATCAAACAAGGGTGTCAACTATGTTAGGGAACTTCCTACTCATCTTGATGATACAGCCAGTTTCCCTGTATCCAGTGGTTCCACAGATATGAAAATAATTGCTGGGAGCTCAAACAGCCCTTTTGTTGGTGTTTCAGGCAAACCTTTGATGCTGGAAGGACATGGTCAAGGGCTCCAAGATGGCCAAAAATTTGGAAATCAATCTTCTCTCCCAGCAGGTTCCTTAGATCCAGGATTTTCTTCCCATTTCCCGGATCATGGTAGATGTAATGACAACTGGTCCAATGCTGTTCAGTCAAATGGGGTCCAATCAAGTTCTTTTACCTTAAATGACTGTTTTAAGCAATCTACTCTGCATCCCAGTTCCATCAGAGACAGCATGTCAACAATGGCCTTGCAAAGTAGGAATAATCACTGTGATGTTTCTTCTATCTCTACTCTGCCCATTCATTTACAGGACTCCAAAGCAGATCTACAATGCCAAGTGGCTACAATGAGCAGTGATGCTGGACAAATAATCAATAATGGCCAGCTAGGGTGGGATGACCATAGACAGGATGATCCTTACCACGCAAATGGCATATCTAACTCAATAAACTCTGCAATTCCTATTAATGGTAATGGGAGTCTTGTTGGCCGGAGTTTGGATccaaataacatgatttttcagAGAACAAGAAGCTTCAGTTCAGCAGGACAGTCAAATTTTGTTGACACCTCACTGATGAAGCATAATGAGGTTGAAGGTTCAGCAATGGAAACATTAGTGAGGTCAAAGGATGGGTATTTGCTAGGTCAACAGAAGCAGCAGGACAGCTATGTTTCGAATAATTTTGGCTCCTTGGAGGATTTG GAACAGGACAAGGTGAAGTTACCAGAAGGAGACTTTGGATGTGGTGGTTATTCTCTTAGGACATGCATATAA
- the LOC118050229 gene encoding two-component response regulator ARR12 isoform X1, whose amino-acid sequence MTVEQGIGDSNIDQFPIGMRVLAVDDDPTCLLLLETLLRRCQYNVTTTSQAITALSMLRENKNKFDLVISDVHMPDMDGFKLLELVGLEMDLPVIMLSANGDPKLVMKGITHGACDYLLKPVRIEELKNIWQHVIRRRKCDNKDRNSSDNRDKLNQGSSEAIPDQKLNKKRKDQNEDEDEDRDENEHENEDPAAQKKPRVVWSVELHRKFVAAVNQLGIDKAVPKKILDLMNVEKLTRENVASHLQKYRLYLKRISTVANQQANMVAALGSSDASYLQMNSMNGLGLHNLAGSGQFHNTPFRSLPSSGMLSRLNSPAVLGIRGLPSPGVIRLGHVQSAPHSANGLSHFQPVGHPGNNGNILQGMPMSLELDQIQSNKGVNYVRELPTHLDDTASFPVSSGSTDMKIIAGSSNSPFVGVSGKPLMLEGHGQGLQDGQKFGNQSSLPAGSLDPGFSSHFPDHGRCNDNWSNAVQSNGVQSSSFTLNDCFKQSTLHPSSIRDSMSTMALQSRNNHCDVSSISTLPIHLQDSKADLQCQVATMSSDAGQIINNGQLGWDDHRQDDPYHANGISNSINSAIPINGNGSLVGRSLDPNNMIFQRTRSFSSAGQSNFVDTSLMKHNEVEGSAMETLVRSKDGYLLGQQKQQDSYVSNNFGSLEDLVSVMVKQEQDKVKLPEGDFGCGGYSLRTCI is encoded by the exons atgactgTAGAGCAGGGAATTGGAGATAGCAATATAGACCAGTTTCCTATTGGTATGAGAGTTTTGGCTGTTGATGATGACCCAACTTGTCTTTTACTGCTGGAAACTCTGCTTCGTAGATGCCAGTATAATG TTACTACGACGAGTCAAGCAATCACGGCATTGAGTATGTTGAGAGAAAACAAGAACAAGTTTGACCTGGTTATCAGCGATGTCCATATGCCAGACATGGACGGTTTTAAATTGCTAGAGCTCGTGGGGCTTGAGATGGACCTACCTGTCATCA TGTTGTCAGCGAACGGTGATCCAAAGCTCGTGATGAAGGGGATCACTCATGGAGCTTGTGATTATTTGCTCAAGCCTGTTCGAATTGAGGAGCTAAAGAACATCTGGCAACATGTAATTAGGAGAAGGAAATGTGATAACAAAGACAGAAACAGCTCGGATAACCGAGACAAGCTTAATCAAGGAAGTAGTGAAGCAATACCTGACCAGAagcttaataaaaaaaggaaagaccagaatgaggatgaggatgaggaTCGTGATGAGAATGAACATGAAAATGAGGATCCAGCGGCCCAAAAGAAGCCCCGGGTTGTGTGGTCAGTGGAGCTGCATCGCAAGTTTGTGGCAGCTGTTAATCAATTGGGCATTGACA AGGCTGTTCCAAAGAAGATTCTCGATTTGATGAATGTTGAAAAGCTTACAAGAGAAAATGTGGCAAGCCATCTCCAG AAATATAGGCTTTACCTTAAAAGGATCAGCACTGTGGCAAACCAGCAAGCCAATATGGTGGCAGCTTTAGGTAGTTCAGATGCATCATATCTGCAAATGAATTCTATGAATGGACTGGGATTGCACAACTTGGCTGGATCTGGGCAGTTTCACAACACCCCTTTCAGATCTCTGCCTTCTAGTGGAATGCTTAGTAGGTTGAATTCTCCTGCTGTTCTGGGCATACGTGGTCTTCCTTCTCCTGGAGTGATTCGATTAGGTCATGTACAGAGTGCACCGCACTCAGCTAATGGTTTAAGTCACTTCCAACCAGTTGGACACCCTGGAAATAATGGGAACATACTTCAGGGGATGCCAATGTCATTAGAACTTGATCAAATACAATCAAACAAGGGTGTCAACTATGTTAGGGAACTTCCTACTCATCTTGATGATACAGCCAGTTTCCCTGTATCCAGTGGTTCCACAGATATGAAAATAATTGCTGGGAGCTCAAACAGCCCTTTTGTTGGTGTTTCAGGCAAACCTTTGATGCTGGAAGGACATGGTCAAGGGCTCCAAGATGGCCAAAAATTTGGAAATCAATCTTCTCTCCCAGCAGGTTCCTTAGATCCAGGATTTTCTTCCCATTTCCCGGATCATGGTAGATGTAATGACAACTGGTCCAATGCTGTTCAGTCAAATGGGGTCCAATCAAGTTCTTTTACCTTAAATGACTGTTTTAAGCAATCTACTCTGCATCCCAGTTCCATCAGAGACAGCATGTCAACAATGGCCTTGCAAAGTAGGAATAATCACTGTGATGTTTCTTCTATCTCTACTCTGCCCATTCATTTACAGGACTCCAAAGCAGATCTACAATGCCAAGTGGCTACAATGAGCAGTGATGCTGGACAAATAATCAATAATGGCCAGCTAGGGTGGGATGACCATAGACAGGATGATCCTTACCACGCAAATGGCATATCTAACTCAATAAACTCTGCAATTCCTATTAATGGTAATGGGAGTCTTGTTGGCCGGAGTTTGGATccaaataacatgatttttcagAGAACAAGAAGCTTCAGTTCAGCAGGACAGTCAAATTTTGTTGACACCTCACTGATGAAGCATAATGAGGTTGAAGGTTCAGCAATGGAAACATTAGTGAGGTCAAAGGATGGGTATTTGCTAGGTCAACAGAAGCAGCAGGACAGCTATGTTTCGAATAATTTTGGCTCCTTGGAGGATTTGGTGAGTGTAATGGTGAAACAG GAACAGGACAAGGTGAAGTTACCAGAAGGAGACTTTGGATGTGGTGGTTATTCTCTTAGGACATGCATATAA